In Pygocentrus nattereri isolate fPygNat1 chromosome 26, fPygNat1.pri, whole genome shotgun sequence, one genomic interval encodes:
- the LOC108435681 gene encoding odorant receptor 131-2-like codes for MNFSIYSNITQTKRELYTIAVTKNVIVVALYISINYVNGMLVHTFLKHEIFNENPRYILFIHMVISDMIQLTTAVLLTLISYIFYTINVSFCFFLLMIALFTTLNTPLNLAGMAVERYIAICNPLRHMQICTVCRTYILIGLIWVLGAFTILPDLFFILATEPLSFFLSTTYCNRDSMFRHPYMVEKRNISYLVYLSFVWLTLFYTYFRIMFTAKATGADARKARNTILLHGLQLLLCMCTYVGPLAESVLISLFPMFVNDVRFTIYVFVHILPRFISPIVYGLRDQMFCAYLRKHLWCIMLNERNQRQTQPTTLASVAF; via the coding sequence ATGAACTTCTCAATCTACAGCAACATCACCCAGACTAAAAGGGAACTGTACACAATAGCTGTGACCAAGAATGTGATTGTCGTGGCTTTGTACATCTCCATCAACTACGTTAACGGCATGCTTGTCCACACTTTCCTCAAGCATGAGATCTTTAATGAGAATCCTCGATATATCCTCTTCATCCATATGGTCATCAGCGACATGATCCAGCTAACAACTGCTGTGTTGCTTACTCTCATTTCCTACATTTTTTATACAATCAAtgtgtctttctgtttcttcctTTTAATGATTGCACTGTTCACCACCCTCAACACTCCACTGAATCTGGCCGGCATGGCTGTGGAGCGTTACATTGCCATCTGTAACCCGTTACGCCACATGCAGATTTGTACCGTGTGCAGGACATACATCCTAATTGGCCTGATTTGGGTCTTGGGTGCCTTCACCATTCTTCCTGACCTGTTTTTTATCCTGGCCACTGAGCCTttatcattctttctttctaccACCTACTGCAATCGAGATTCCATGTTCCGCCATCCATACATGGTGGAGAAGAGGAACATCTCATACTTGGTCTATCTGTCCTTCGTATGGCTCACTTTGTTCTACACCTACTTCAGGATCATGTTTACTGCCAAGGCAACCGGTGCTGACGCCCGGAAGGCCCGCAATACCATCCTCCTGCATGGCCTGCAGCTTCTGCTGTGCATGTGTACGTACGTTGGCCCACTAGCCGAGAGTGTGTTAATTTCTCTCTTCCCcatgtttgtaaatgatgtACGATTCACAATTTATGTCTTTGTCCACATTTTGCCCAGGTTTATAAGTCCTATCGTGTACGGATTGAGAGATCAGATGTTCTGTGCATATCTGAGAAAGCACCTGTGGTGTATTATGCTGAACGAAAGAAATCAAAGACAAACACAGCCCACCACACTTGCCAGTGTGGCTTTCTAA
- the LOC108435682 gene encoding odorant receptor 131-2-like: MNFSIYSNITQTKREPYTIAVTKNVIIVALYISINYINGTLVHTFLKHEIFNENPRYILFIHMVINDMIQLTTAVLLNLISYIFYTINVSFCFFLLMIALFTTLNTPLNLAGMAVERYIAICNPLRHMQICTVRRTYILIGLIWVLGAFTILPDLFFILATEPLSFFLSTTYCNRDSMFRHPYMVEKRNISHLVYLSFVWLTLFYTYFRIMFTAKATGADARKARNTILLHGLQLLLCMCTYIGPLAESVLISLFPMFVNDVRFTIYVFVHILPRFISPIVYGLRDQMFCAYLRKHLWCVMLNERNQRQTQPTTLASVAF, translated from the coding sequence ATGAACTTCTCAATCTACAGCAACATCACCCAGACTAAAAGGGAACCGTACACAATAGCTGTGACCAAGAATGTGATCATCGTGGCTTTGTACATCTCCATCAACTACATTAACGGCACGCTTGTCCACACTTTCCTCAAGCATGAGATCTTCAATGAGAATCCTCGATATATCCTCTTCATCCATATGGTCATCAACGACATGATCCAGCTAACAACTGCTGTGTTGCTTAATCTCATTTCCTACATTTTTTATACAATCAAtgtgtctttctgtttcttcctTTTAATGATTGCACTGTTCACCACCCTCAACACTCCACTGAATCTGGCCGGCATGGCTGTGGAGCGCTACATTGCCATCTGTAACCCGTTACGCCACATGCAGATTTGTACCGTGCGCAGGACATACATCCTAATTGGCCTGATTTGGGTCTTGGGTGCCTTCACCATTCTTCCTGACCTGTTTTTTATCCTGGCCACTGAGCCTttatcattctttctttctaccACCTACTGCAATCGAGATTCCATGTTCCGCCATCCATACATGGTGGAGAAGAGGAACATCTCACACTTGGTCTATCTGTCCTTCGTGTGGCTCACTTTGTTCTACACCTACTTCAGGATCATGTTTACTGCCAAGGCAACCGGTGCCGACGCCCGGAAGGCCCGCAATACCATCCTCCTGCATGGCCTGCAACTTCTGCTGTGCATGTGTACGTACATTGGCCCACTAGCCGAGAGTGTGTTAATTTCTCTCTTCCCcatgtttgtaaatgatgtACGATTCACAATTTATGTCTTTGTCCACATTTTGCCCAGGTTTATAAGTCCTATTGTGTACGGATTGAGAGATCAGATGTTCTGTGCATATCTGAGAAAGCACCTGTGGTGTGTTATGCTGAACGAAAGAAATCAAAGACAAACACAGCCCACCACACTTGCCAGTGTGGCTTTCTAA
- the LOC108435683 gene encoding odorant receptor 131-2-like — translation MNFSIYSNITQTKREPYTIAVTKNVIIVALYISINYVNGTLVHTFLKHEIFNENPRYILFIHMVINDMSQLTTAVLLTLTSYIFYTINVSFCFFLLVIVLFTTLNTPLNLAGMAVERYIAICNPLRHMQICTVRRTYILIGLIWVLSVFTILPDLFFILATEPLSFFLSTTYCSRDSVFRHPYMVEKRNISYLVYLSFVWLTLFYTYFRIMFTAKATGADARKARNTILLHGLQLLLCMCTYIGPLAESVLISLFPMFVNDVRFTSYIFVHILPRFISPIVYGLRDQMFCAYLRKHLWCVMLNERNQRQTQPTTLASVAF, via the coding sequence ATGAACTTCTCAATCTACAGCAACATCACCCAGACTAAAAGGGAACCGTACACAATAGCTGTGACCAAGAATGTGATCATCGTGGCTTTGTACATCTCCATCAACTACGTTAACGGCACACTTGTCCACACTTTCCTCAAGCATGAGATCTTCAATGAGAATCCTCGATATATCCTCTTCATCCATATGGTCATCAACGACATGAGCCAGCTAACAACTGCTGTGTTGCTTACTCTCACTTCCTACATTTTTTATACAATCAAtgtgtctttctgtttcttcctTTTAGTGATTGTACTGTTCACCACCCTCAACACTCCACTGAATCTGGCCGGCATGGCTGTGGAGCGCTACATTGCCATCTGTAACCCGTTACGCCACATGCAGATTTGTACCGTGCGCAGGACGTACATCCTAATTGGCCTGATTTGGGTCTTGAGTGTCTTCACCATTCTTCCTGACCTGTTTTTTATCCTGGCCACTGAGCctttatcattttttctttctactACCTACTGCAGTCGAGATTCCGTGTTCCGCCATCCATATATGGTGGAGAAGAGGAACATCTCATACTTGGTCTATCTGTCCTTTGTATGGCTCACTTTGTTCTACACCTACTTCAGGATCATGTTTACTGCCAAGGCAACCGGTGCCGACGCCCGGAAGGCCCGCAATACCATCCTCCTGCATGGCCTGCAACTTCTGCTGTGCATGTGTACGTACATTGGCCCACTAGCCGAGAGTGTGTTAATTTCTCTCTTCCCcatgtttgtaaatgatgtACGATTCACATCTTACATCTTTGTCCACATTTTGCCCAGGTTTATAAGTCCTATCGTGTACGGATTGAGAGATCAGATGTTCTGTGCATATCTGAGAAAGCACCTGTGGTGTGTTATGTTGAACGAAAGAAATCAAAGACAAACACAGCCCACCACACTTGCCAGTGTGGCTTTCTAA
- the LOC108435685 gene encoding odorant receptor 131-2-like — protein MNFSIYSNITQTKRDPYMIAVTKNVIIVALYISINYVNGTLVHTFLKHEIFNENPRYILFIHMVINDMSQLTTAVLINFISYIFYTINVSFCFFLLMIVLFTTLNTPLNLAGMAVERYIAICNPLRHMQICTVRRTYILIGLIWVLGAFTILPDLFFILATEPLSFFLSTTYCTRDSMSRHPYIVEKRNILYFIYLSFVWLTLFYTYSRIMFTAKATGADARKARNTILLHGLQLLLCMFTYIGPLAESVLISLFPLFVNDVRFTIYVFVHILPRFISPIVYGLRDQMFCAYLRKHLWCVMLNERNQRQTQPS, from the coding sequence ATGAACTTCTCAATCTACAGCAACATCACCCAGACTAAACGGGACCCGTATATGATAGCTGTGACCAAGAATGTGATCATCGTGGCTTTGTACATCTCCATCAACTACGTTAACGGCACGCTTGTCCACACTTTCCTCAAGCATGAGATCTTTAATGAGAATCCTCGATATATCCTCTTCATCCATATGGTCATCAACGACATGAGCCAGCTAACAACTGCTGTGTTGATTAATTTCATTTCCTACATTTTTTATACAATCAAtgtgtctttctgtttcttcctTTTAATGATTGTACTGTTCACCACCCTCAACACTCCACTGAATCTGGCCGGCATGGCTGTGGAGCGCTACATTGCCATCTGTAACCCGTTACGCCACATGCAGATTTGTACCGTACGCAGGACATACATCCTAATTGGCCTGATTTGGGTCTTGGGTGCCTTCACCATTCTTCCTGACCTGTTTTTTATCCTGGCCACTGAGCctttatcattttttctttctaccACCTACTGCACTCGAGATTCCATGTCCCGCCATCCATACATAGTGGAGAAGAGAAACATTTTATACTTCATCTATCTGTCCTTCGTATGGCTCACTTTGTTCTACACCTACTCCAGGATCATGTTTACTGCCAAGGCAACCGGTGCCGACGCCCGGAAGGCCCGCAATACCATCCTCCTGCATGGCCTGCAGCTTCTGCTGTGCATGTTCACGTACATTGGCCCACTAGCCGAGAGTGTGTTaatttctctcttccccttgtTTGTAAATGATGTACGATTCACAATTTATGTCTTTGTCCACATTTTGCCCAGGTTTATAAGTCCTATCGTGTATGGATTGAGAGATCAGATGTTCTGTGCATATCTGAGAAAGCACCTGTGGTGTGTTATGCTGAACGAAAGAAATCAAAGACAAACACAACCCTCCTAA